The genomic stretch AAATCAGCAAGGTTCACCGATGTGGTGGCCTTCGACATGATTGAGGCATATGTCGCCTCAGACTCCGGCTTCAAAGCCACCACTATCGCAGCCGTAGAGGGCACAACCAGCTTTCGTGGTCCCGCAGGTGCCGGTTTCCGAGCCGGAGCGGCAGGGGGGGAAGAAGGCTTGGCGGATTTGCCAGATTTGCCCTTTCTGACAACCTGCGTCCAAGACTCAGCAGgctgttgtgttgttgttgccGGCTGTGAGGGTGGGGAGGCACTGGGCTCCTTCGCCGTCTTCTGCCTAGGAGCAGAGTTAGCCCTCTTCTTGGCCGCTGGTGCCGCTGGTGCCGAAGGCTGAGCCGCAGGGCACTTAGGCTGCCTAGTGGGCGGCGCACGTGTTACTGCTCTTGAGGGCACCTCAGAGAGAAGTTCCGGCTGGGGTATGGGCTGGCTCGCAGTCGTCTTATTCCTGTCCGCCGCGAGAGGGGGGCGGGGGACCGGCTCAGGGGAATAGCCCGTACGGGCCGAGATCATGTTTCCCATAGTAATTGTGAGATCCCGCTTCAGGTCCTCCTTCAGTTCCTTGAGGGCCTCCTTGAGGGCCTCAGCGAAACCCGTCGGGGACTGGTCGATTTGAGCCGTCGGGGCCTGTGCTAGGGGCTGGGTCTCCCTCTCAGAGAAAGCCCTACGAAGGGCCTTCATCTCCGCCTGGCATTGGGCAAGTTGCTCCCGCATTCTCTTATTGTCAGCCTTTAGGGCTCGCAACTCCTCACTTTCTTCTCGGTCTGCCAGGCAGTCAGTGGCCGCCAAAATGTCCCGGCAGGCCTGGTTCATTTTGCCCCAGACTTGTCCGTTTAGGTTGCCGGATTTCCCGGCAGCCTGTAGGACAGTCTGGGTCGCCTCCCGCACTATTTCGATGTAGTCCATCCCTGTGTATGGGGGCGGGCTACATTCTCTCATTTCTTGGCTTGGGCACGGGGACGGGGTCAGCTTCCGCGGCTCCTTATCCcccttcttcttattgtccctCTTCTTGTCCCCCTGGGACCTTGTCTGGAGGGGGGGGAAAGGGAGGATCACCCCCTTTCCCTTTCCCTCCTGGCTATCCAGCACCTCCAAGAGGAGGTCCTCCTTATGGGCCCTCAGTCTGGCCTTGGCTGCTGCCAGGCCAGTAAAGTGGCCTTTGGAGGCTTTCTTCACCATGGCCTTGGCCCTACCCCTCAGCGCGGTGCTAATTTTGGGCCCGCTCCCAACGTGAGCCTCATAGTCCAGGTCCCGGTCTCCCTCATGGGGCCTCTTATTGGAGGCGGCCTCGGGCATGTCCTGTCCCTCCATAGGTTCCTCCCAGTTGGGCGAGGTTGGAGAACCTGCCCCTAAAGCCCCTTTATGGGGCCCCGTGATTGGAGCCCCCTCCAGATTCAACCCCTTCGCGGGGTTATCCATATATTTACCACGCGAAAACCACCCCTTATGGGTGGAATTCGCCTTAAAAAGGTGAAAAAcccaaaaacctaacctaacctaactattttggtcaagtgcgagtcgcagCAGAACCAAAACagtaaaaacaaacttaaaattattttatgcgaCGGGATGCAGCGTCACTCCTGGTTGAGCTACAGATCTCAAACCAATGTCTAAAAATAGCTTTAAGTGTGTGCTACCTACTAAtattttttccaactaaaaatatttaatattttacaagtaATTAAATTTCCAAAAGAAAAACCAACTTAAGTTTGCGTTTTACGACGCCTGAAATTTAGGATTAGCAATcctttaaaaaattaataactCCTAAACTATATACCCTAAAAATGTAATTCAAACGGATTTGAATTCCTTATAATTAGCTTAATCTAACTAACCTACAACAAAGAATTTATTTACACAAGGACAgaagatatgattttttgaaactgAAATCTCCTAACGTCGTCAACCGCAAATGGGGTAAACTTTTTACAGAAAGTGTGAACTTTGAACCCCACTATCTCCCGAACCAGAAGTCGGATCGATATGGAGCAAAGAGCACCTTGTAAAGCAAAAAGCAGACCCAATTACCAAATTAACAGACGAAACTAACAAAGAAAGAAAACGAAGATGTGAATTTTTCAAAGTGAAAAAGTGCCTGAAGGGAAAAAGTGAATTTATATGTAAAGTGAAAGAAATTGAAAATAGTATAGAAATCTAGGGAAAAGCTGGGAAAGAACAACGGTATAAAATAGTACGCAATTAACTTTATCTAACCACAAAAATTCGCAAAACTCCCTCACTTCTACCTCTCAAATTTTAcctcaacctaacctaacctaacctaacctaacctaacctaacctaacctaacctaacctaacctaacctaacctaacctaacctaacctaacctaacctaacctaacctaacctaacctaacctaacctaacctaacctaaccagtcGCGCGCCAAGCGCTAGAGCATACGCATCGTTTCCGCGTCGCTCCGCGCTCTAAAATTCAAAACTCTCGGTTTTTTCTCTCAAACCCTTATGTGTTATACATCAAAACGCGCGCGCTGACTCGGACTTTACGGTTGTGCAAAAATTTGTGAAATCGGACCACTTAGTGAAGCACAGTGATCAAAATAGTGACAAACTTTCCGTTGCTATAGATCATAACTCTTGTGAAAAGTGAAATATTAGTGATAGTGACACAGTTTTTATATGTGAGTGATCCTTAGTGAATCTGTCATACGGATATGACTTTGGATTGGATCGGACTAAGTAGGCGTAAGTACAATCAACCCTCAAATCTCTAAGTGTCGGAAGAAAAGTGACTTAATCGCCTATTACTCGCAAAGTAGATCTTTTacatactattttttatatattaaccAAAGCGACTACTTAAACTCTATAATCTGTGCAAGTTTCACGATTTTCCTGATGAAAACTCCGAAGATTTCGAAGAAAAACTAAAACCACGTGTTTTGGAAAAAACTAGTTCCCGATAAGTGAGGCTAAttttgatattataattggattTCTGAATCCACTAGGACTGTATAGCAGAAAACAGAACTCAGATTGGTGTAATAGTTCTCGAGATATTCAAGATTTACTAACCTAAACACTTATTTTCAAGAAACTTTcaactttgacatttaattcttcgagAATTTGAGTGATGACGCatactttttttatataattttaatgtaactgttattggacaataatcatacaaaatatCAGAATTTTCTATCTACTAGTTTTAGTGTAAAGTAATATATAGTAGCGCCACTCCTTAAAACAGCGTGGTTTgacgtaaatatcatttgaaaattcacttttttgtcttgcacttttttccacatttattgatcttgattacttctacttcattaaaaaataggtttaagaATAGTTTTGATGCTTGTTGTCCAGTTAGATTATCTGTAATTAGAGTGTTaagattttatgatttcaactgACTAATTTTGAATCCCTTATAAGTGTGGCTGATTTTGATAATAGGATTTGATTGTTAAACTTATTAGAAACATATAACAGAAAACAAAACTCTGATTGGtgtaatagttcttgagataTTCGAGATTTTGTAACctaataacttattttaatgaaacttgtaactttgacatttaatttcttaaaactttgaaagacgacgcacacttatttcatactgctttaatatatctgttattggacaatactcatacaaaatttcagaattttctatagattagtttctgtgtaaagtaatatctagtcgcgccactccttaaaacagcgtggttttacgtaaatatcatttgaaaattcacttttttgtcTTGCACTTTTTGCTACATTTTTTGATCTAGATTACTAGACcccgtttaaaaaataggtttaagaataattttgatgcttttgttcatttaaattatctgtaattagagttttaagattttatgatttcaactgactaattttgaatcccgtataagtgtggctaattttgataataggattcgattttaaaacttattgttAATATATAACAGCAAACAGAACTCTGATTAGTGTAATAGTTCTCGAGATATTCAACATTTTGTAACCTAAAAAACTTACTTCAAGAAAATTGttactttgacatttaatttctcaaaactttgaaagacgacgcacacttatttcatactgctttaatatatctgttattggacaataatcatacaaaatttcagaattttctatagattagtttctgtgtaaagtaatatctagtcgcgccactccttaaaacagcgtggttttacgtaaatatcatttgaaaattcacttttttgtcttgcactttttgccacattttttgatcttgattacttgaccccgtttaaaaaataggtttaagaataattttgatgctttttgttcatttaaattatctgtaattagagttttaagattttatgatttcaactgactaattttgaatcccgtataagtgtggctcattttgataataggattcgattttaaaacttattgttAATATATAACAGCAAACAGAACTCTGATTAGtgtaatagttcttgagataTTCAAGATTTTCTAACCTAAACTTATTTTCATGAAAGTAGTAACTTCAACATTTAAATTTTGAATCTTTGAGAGTCTATTTGTACTAACTTCATATTTAATTTGCAAATCTATTAATACCATTCAATAAATATCATTCAATACGCTAAATTCTGCCAAAATGTCCGACTTACACTCGTCAACCCACTCCCCCGCGCATACGCGATCACGCACCCGGGCCATAGAAGGTGCAGAAGACGGATCATCACAGAATCGTCAATCACCTCAACCCGGCTGCTCGGAATTGTACAAAGAAAATACACACGCTAAATCGCCTCCAGAGGCCATTGATTCTCCTACTCGATCAAGAACAAGCTCATACAGCTCGGCAACCAACGTCGCAGCGGTACAACGAAATGATGAGCTCACTCCCGAGACGGATCGAGAATTAGATGCGGGTGCCAACAGGACATCCACTGTGACACACACCGCACGAGACACCTCGGAAACGGAACACGAGCCAAACAAGGATTGGTCTCAAGAAATGACACTCCACTATAGTGGTATAGAGTCAGGTACACACTCCTCGCTTGAAGATCCACACGAGTTTACCGACATGATGAAATACTTTGAGAAGGTAACTCAATGGTGTGACGAAATAACCTCCACCCTATTACCAGGTAAAAAATGCAACCAACGGAGCGTCACCAGAGAAGCAAAAGAAAAGGTACTCAGTATAGTAAACTCCATCAAATCACTCACCTGTCAGGTCCGAATGGATAACACGCTGAGGGCACCCTCGTCGGATGCACTCCAAAACAATGGAATACCATCACCGCCTACTCCCACCAGCCAAGCGAGACAAGATAAAACTATAAGCGGCGTTCAAGAAGAGACCATCGCCACACTCATACAAAATACTATCAAAATTGAATTCCAAAAGATCAAGGATGACTGGAGAAATTGCACAGTGAGTGGTACTGCGCGACAAGGTGGAAACGGACAATCATACGCCACTGTGGCAGCAAGCACAGATTTTCGTCCCAAAGTTATCACTCGCACTACCACATCACCACCGGACATTCCTGTAAATAAACCGGCTCTTGTACTTACCGCTAAAGCCGCAGTCAACAGCCCCGTTGAGACCCTGGAGATGTGGAAGAAGAGCATCTCGTTCAGGAACTCTACTTTCGCCCCTGCTAACACAAAACACGTGTCAAATAACAaggtacgtgtcgaatttgatACACCGGAGCAGCGCGACAGGGCAATCTCTATGACGAACGACTTAAATTGCGAGGTCATCGCTGAAAAGTCCAAATCCCTGTCGCCTATGATTATCCTAAAGGGCGTATCGGAGAACGTTAAAGCAGATCAGCTAGCGAACGTCATCATCGGACAGAATACTGAACTCGCCGCAGTCATCAAAGATGAGCGAGACTTCACTTTACACTTTCTGAGAGCAAACAGAAACCCAAAGCTGTATAACGCAGTCTTCAAGACAACACCCGAGATCTTCAAGACAGTCATCAAAGTTGCTAAATTAAACGTAGACCACCAGAGGGTGTATGCAGGTGAATACataccactactacaatgttacCAGTGTCTACAGATTGGACACACCCGCAAACGATGCACTCAAAATGACACTGCCACTTGCTCTCACTGCGCAGTTACTGGGCATGAATACAAGCGTTGCCCAGTAAAAGATGACTACAACCGAATCAGGTGCTATAACTGCGCCTCTCATGCCGCAAAAAACAATCTACAGACCAACACTAAGCATAGTGCTACTTCGGCTTCTTGCCCTTACATATGCTTGATGTCTACAAAAATAAGAGGAAAAATCAATTATGGACCATAGAAACGTTACAAGAAACGGCAATACACTCAAAACAGGAACCTACAACTGCTTACAAATAAACGAAGGACATGGGCGAAACGCCCATCAGGAAGTAGTAGTATACTTACATGACAAAGATACCGTGTGCGACTTTGTGTTCCTCACAGAACCTTACACCGCCAATAAAAAGATCGTCAAGTCTCCTCCAGGATACATCGTGTATCAATTCCCTACTGACGCCACACCTATTAAAGCTGCACTATTAGTAAAGGACTCCAGTATCAGCACCCTGGGTTATACAAAATATTCCGACTCACACATGTCAATAGTGCAAATTAGCGAAAATACAGGCACACAGATATACCTAGTCTCTATATATATTGAACCCAGGACTGATCCGAACAATACTCTAGTTAAACTAGAAGAGTTTCTGCAAGAGACCCGAGGCGCCAAGCATATAATCGGAGGCGATTTCAACGGGTGGCATAGTCTATGGGGAAATCCAAAGAACAACCCCAGAGGCTGCGCAATAGCGGATATTATAGCTGCACACGACCTCAAGACATGCAACATCGGCCGCACCGCCACATTTGAGACCGTCACACATCGGCAACCTAGAACGTCAATTGTGGATGTCACCTTCGTCACTAATAATCAGCATCGCAACccgattaaaataaaaaactggaAAGTTGACAAGGGCATATGTCCATCTTCAGATCACAACGCAATCACCTATCAGATCACCACAGCTTTCAACAAAACGGCGAAATGGAACAGAAAGATAAAATTAAGCACCTTCAAATACAACACAACTGGAGTCAAATGGGAAGAATTAACAGAGGACATAAAAAAAGAGCTGGAGGGTAAGATGCCTAGCACTGAGGACATAAATGAAAGTAATGAGGAGGAACTGGATGGCATAATAGCTTCACTTACCGGAGACATACAAAAAATGTGCGATGACCTGCTACCAAGATCCATCAGGCCGCCGCAGAAACCGCCATGGTGGAGCGATGACCTAAACAACATAAAAAAGGAAGTCATCAAAAACCACCATACGTTGAGCAAGGCTGCTCACCGGAAACTTCCGCTTGCTGAAATATTAAAGGAAAGAGAAGAACTTCGTAAAAAGTACTCAGATGCATGCAGCGTTGCGTCAACCAACACCTTTAGAGACTTTTGTGAACGACAAACAAAGGAGGACGTATGGTCAGTTACAAACAGGATCATACGAACCAGACCCATGGCACAACCACCGGCAACCATGATCTTACCTGATGGGACGCACACGAGGGATAGCAAGGAGACCGCGAACGCACTGCTCAATAGCTTCCATCCCGACGACACTGAAGACACCAGCCTGCAAAGTAATATAAGAAACCACGTATTAGTACCACCGGACACTCCTAATGAGCCGCCATTCACCATCGGTGAGGTCATTGGAGCCTTAGAAACTATCAATCATaaaaaggcgcccggctctgaCCACCTCACCGCAGACATATGCCTCCAAGTTACAAAGATATACCCGGAAACCATATCCGCTATAATGAATCGGTGCCTGCAAACCGGCTATTTCCCTGACTACTGGAAATCTACTACTACCAAAATCATCCCAAAACCCAATAAAGAGGACTACTCTAAGCTCTCCTCCTACAGACCCATAGGACTAGTCAAGGTTTTTGGAAAACTGCTTGAAAAACTCATAATAAACAGACTAGTATACCACATGCACAAACATCAACAAATAGTTAACCGACAATTCGGCTTTAGATTACAAACATCCACCACCCATGCCATCAAACATGCacttgaaataataaatctggGAAAGGAAGAGAAAGAGCAGGTATTAGCTGTTTCCTTGGACATTCGAGCCGCCTTCGACAATGCCTGGTGGCCTGCCATCTTCCAGCGTCTCCGGCGCGTCGAATGCCCAAGGAACATATACATGATTTTACAAAACTACGTAACTCACCGAGAGGTACAGCTCGCTTTTGCTGACTATCACGCCCAAAAATTACTTACCCGCGGTTGCATCCAGGGCTCGGTTGTAGGCCCTGTGCTATGGAATTTGGTCCTGGATGATCTCCTCGACATGGAGCTGCCGGCGGGATGTCACTCGCAAGCATATGCGGATGACGTCCTACTGGTCTGCCGTGCGGGGAGCGTCCAGGAACTTGAGACTAACACCAACCTAGCTATCGAAAAAATCACAGCATGGGGGGAAAGCGTAAAGCTTGACTTCGGTAAAGAAAAAACACAGGCAATCGCATTCACTGGTAGGGCTTCGCAGACGAAAATCAACATATACGGACAAACAATACCATTCgtaaaagatattaaatatttggGAGTAATAATAGATAACAAGCTGGAATTTAAAAAACACGTCATACACACATTAGTTAAAGCCAGAAACCTATACCAGAAAATGCAATTGTTCATACGTCCCACGTGGGGAGTCCACCCTGAAAACATACGGACTATCTACAGACAAGTCATCGAACCCATCATGACATACGCCGCGTCCATATGGCATAAAGCTCTCCAATACcagtacataaataaaaaactactcTCGCTACAGCGACttatagcaataaaaataacacaCGCATTTAGAACAATAAACACACCAATTGCAATTACTTTAGCTCGACTCACACCTCTGCCCGCAAAAATTAACTATGTCGCGGAATTAGAAAATACCAAACTGAGAGGCGTGTCTACCCTTTTACCTGAGGACCTACAAATAGATTCACCCGTCCCACCCTCCGATATGTTACATCCAGCTCATAGGGAGGGCATAACTTATCAGGAATTACAGGACCAGATGGAAGTGGAACGGGCCCTTAACGGCCGACCGGATGGTGCGTGGACGTCCTACACTGACGGAAGCCGCCACGACAATAAAGTCGGGGCGGCTTTCGTCAGTGTCGGACCAAACCACTCCCACACgatcaaaaaatataaattacatgATTGCTGCTCTGTGTACCAGGCTGAATTGCTCGCGATGCTACGGTGTCTCCAGCACCACACCAACACTCTGAAACTACCACTTGACACCACCACTCGCATCACACATATAATCCTAACCGACAGTAAGTCCGCACTACAAGAGTTATCAAATCCATATAGCTACAACTCCATCGCCAACCAAATCCAtaaacacatacacacacataaaCAACAGATAGACACACATTTTTACTGGGTGAAGGCACACTGTGGCATCGAGGGCAATGAACAGGCTGATCGGGCGGCCAAAGCGGCCGCAAATCTAAAAAAGACTCCAGACTTCTCCATAATACCCATCTCATACATTAAATACCATCTAAAACAAAAAGCACATAAAGCGACAGTAGAAATGTACGACACACCATCAAATTGCCAATACACAAAAAAGATTTTTCCGAACTACGAATCGATCAATAAATACCTAACAAACAATAGTCTTACCTTCGAGACTACCCAAATATTCACCAATCATGGATACCACAAAGAATACCTAAACGAAAGGAAAATTACAGATAACAATCACTGTCCGTGTGACAATCTCAGTAAACAAACAATCATACATCTAATACAAAGCTGCCCCAAATTTATCCGTAAAAGACTAGACTATGAACTAACATGCCTCCTTCTAAACATTGACCACAGCAGACTAACTGACGTATTAGACAACCGAACAACAACTGAAGCCTTTCAAGATTTTATAAAGCACATAGTACGAAACTTAAAGAACTTTAATAACACTTAATGAATaaatgtgacaaatgtcataACATACCGGATTTGACTAAGATTAACTTTGTAAATACTAGCTGTAAGTACTCTTTGTAAATACttcttgaaaaaaatatatgaaaaagaaacaaataaaaaagaatatttaataaacaaaattaaaatagaaaaaaagaaaatacagAAGATTGAAACAAACTATAAGTCTAATCATTTGTATAAGTATTTTAGATTAAGAATTTTAGATTAAGAATTTTAGATTAAGAATTTTAGATTATAAATTACACTATAAGTATTACTGTCTGCTGCGCCGGGGCTTCACCGATTGTTGCTCTTGCACGGCGgcgaaaattgtaaatatttttattgttgatTCTCACTCGTGTTACTTCGCCACAAACCCAAAATCCCTTCCACATTCTCCTACTACCTCTCCACTCACACACTAATACAGACATTAGGTATTCTACACAAAACAACAATG from Cydia fagiglandana chromosome 11, ilCydFagi1.1, whole genome shotgun sequence encodes the following:
- the LOC134668624 gene encoding uncharacterized protein LOC134668624; this encodes MDNPAKGLNLEGAPITGPHKGALGAGSPTSPNWEEPMEGQDMPEAASNKRPHEGDRDLDYEAHVGSGPKISTALRGRAKAMVKKASKGHFTGLAAAKARLRAHKEDLLLEVLDSQEGKGKGVILPFPPLQTRSQGDKKRDNKKKGDKEPRKLTPSPCPSQEMRECSPPPYTGMDYIEIVREATQTVLQAAGKSGNLNGQVWGKMNQACRDILAATDCLADREESEELRALKADNKRMREQLAQCQAEMKALRRAFSERETQPLAQAPTAQIDQSPTGFAEALKEALKELKEDLKRDLTITMGNMISARTGYSPEPVPRPPLAADRNKTTASQPIPQPELLSEVPSRAVTRAPPTRQPKCPAAQPSAPAAPAAKKRANSAPRQKTAKEPSASPPSQPATTTQQPAESWTQVVRKGKSGKSAKPSSPPAAPARKPAPAGPRKLVVPSTAAIVVALKPESEATYASIMSKATTSVNLADFGLEHVKVRKTAAGARIIEVSGSDNGRAADELCRKITDVIGEEARVYRPTKMADLRISGLDEAATQEAIAGAIAKLGECSPNDVKVGSIRAQYNGTGSALAQCPITAAKRVTAAGRLLIGWSSALVVALDPTPMRCFRCMGTGHTRALCPSPVDRSSLCFRCSRPDHRMADCKAEAAFCSVCHAAKRPAGHIMGGFSCAPPPAKGKEALLKAQRTSPKRNADQPACEGQNMDI